From a region of the Mycolicibacterium sp. MU0050 genome:
- a CDS encoding thiolase family protein, translating to MREVMVVGVGMTSFGKHRDRGLAGLATEALEEALTDAGLRDGEQSVGMAYFSNVLAGVLVGQESNRGQHALRDSALRGVPLINVENACASGATALNQAWLSVASGQVDVAVAVGAEKLHIADKSKALGALTTALDQERLDEIQAELGGAGSGSVFMDIYARFATWYMERTGATREDFARVAVKNSQHGAANPKAQYGGGLTLSDVLTGRPVSGPLTVPMCAPMSDGAAAVVVAGRDVARRRPAAPVRILASIVGSGRPGVYGELVPGVARRAFDAAGIEPDDVDVVECHDAAAPAELIVLEELGLCAPGGALDLLRTGQTRIGGRLPVNPSGGLQSKGHPLGATGLAQIVELTEQLRGTAGDRQVAGARIALAENAGGYLGPDAAAATVTILGR from the coding sequence ATGCGGGAAGTGATGGTCGTCGGGGTGGGCATGACATCCTTTGGCAAACATCGGGACCGAGGCCTGGCCGGCCTCGCCACGGAGGCACTCGAGGAGGCACTGACCGACGCCGGCCTGCGCGACGGGGAGCAGTCGGTCGGAATGGCCTACTTCAGCAACGTGCTGGCCGGCGTCCTGGTGGGCCAGGAGTCCAACCGGGGCCAGCACGCGCTGCGCGACTCCGCCCTGCGCGGCGTCCCCCTGATCAACGTCGAGAACGCGTGCGCCTCCGGCGCGACCGCACTCAACCAGGCCTGGCTGTCCGTGGCCTCCGGCCAGGTCGACGTTGCCGTGGCGGTGGGAGCAGAGAAGCTGCACATCGCGGACAAATCCAAGGCGCTGGGCGCCCTGACCACCGCGCTGGACCAGGAACGGCTGGACGAGATCCAGGCCGAACTCGGTGGCGCCGGCTCCGGTTCGGTGTTCATGGACATCTACGCGCGCTTCGCCACCTGGTACATGGAGCGCACCGGAGCCACTCGCGAGGACTTCGCCCGAGTCGCCGTCAAGAACTCGCAGCACGGCGCGGCGAATCCCAAGGCGCAGTATGGCGGCGGGTTGACCTTGTCGGATGTGCTGACCGGACGGCCGGTCAGCGGACCGCTGACCGTGCCGATGTGCGCGCCGATGAGCGATGGCGCCGCGGCGGTGGTGGTTGCCGGCCGCGATGTCGCACGACGGCGTCCGGCGGCGCCGGTTCGCATCCTGGCCAGCATCGTCGGGTCCGGCCGCCCGGGGGTCTACGGCGAACTGGTGCCCGGCGTCGCCCGGCGCGCCTTCGACGCCGCCGGCATCGAGCCGGACGACGTCGACGTCGTCGAGTGCCACGACGCCGCGGCACCGGCCGAGCTGATCGTGCTCGAAGAACTGGGCCTGTGCGCACCCGGCGGCGCCCTCGATCTGCTGCGTACGGGCCAGACCCGGATCGGCGGCCGGCTACCGGTGAATCCGAGCGGCGGGCTGCAATCGAAGGGGCACCCACTGGGGGCGACCGGCCTGGCTCAGATCGTCGAGCTCACCGAGCAGCTGCGCGGCACAGCGGGCGATCGACAAGTGGCGGGCGCCCGAATCGCGCTCGCCGAGAACGCAGGCGGCTACCTCGGCCCGGATGCCGCCGCGGCCACCGTGACGATCCTGGGCAGATAG
- a CDS encoding SDR family NAD(P)-dependent oxidoreductase, with the protein MSAEARGDGAVVGQLAGQVAIVMGAGRGIGAAIAQRFSREGATVVVADVSERAANACADRIGSSAQPVRCDVADEDDVAAALAAAVARTGGLDIVINNAALGSSTPMADTSRAEWDRVLGITLNGTFHTIKHAVPHLRRRGGGAIVNISSIAGRHAMPSMAAYSAAKAGVDALTRTAAVELRADNIRVNAIVPGMIRTTAAIGASAALSGALGMPVEDFITRRQQRWGEPDEVAAVATHLAGPDASFTTGMFYLLDNASSLLP; encoded by the coding sequence TTGAGCGCAGAGGCTAGAGGGGACGGTGCTGTGGTCGGCCAACTCGCGGGTCAGGTTGCGATCGTGATGGGGGCCGGTCGCGGCATCGGAGCCGCCATCGCCCAACGGTTTTCGCGCGAAGGCGCCACGGTGGTGGTGGCCGACGTTTCCGAGCGCGCCGCGAACGCCTGCGCCGACAGGATCGGGTCCTCGGCCCAACCGGTGCGCTGCGACGTCGCGGACGAGGACGACGTCGCGGCCGCCCTCGCCGCCGCGGTCGCCCGGACCGGCGGCCTCGACATCGTGATCAACAACGCCGCGTTGGGTTCGTCGACACCCATGGCCGACACGTCCCGCGCCGAATGGGACCGAGTGCTCGGCATCACCCTCAACGGCACCTTCCACACCATCAAGCACGCCGTCCCCCATCTGCGCCGCAGGGGCGGAGGCGCGATCGTCAACATCTCCTCGATCGCGGGCCGCCACGCCATGCCCTCGATGGCGGCCTACAGCGCGGCCAAGGCCGGCGTCGACGCACTGACCCGCACCGCAGCGGTGGAACTGCGCGCGGACAACATCAGGGTCAACGCCATCGTGCCGGGCATGATCCGCACGACCGCCGCCATCGGAGCCTCTGCAGCGCTGTCCGGCGCGCTCGGGATGCCGGTCGAAGACTTCATCACCCGTCGCCAACAGCGCTGGGGGGAGCCGGACGAAGTCGCTGCGGTGGCAACCCATCTCGCCGGGCCCGACGCCTCGTTCACCACCGGGATGTTCTATCTGCTCGACAACGCCTCGTCGTTGTTGCCCTGA
- a CDS encoding acyl-CoA dehydrogenase family protein: MPTTADNTFVESLRAFAQKECGSAEQRRKLRGDGSLTHNPELYAKLADLGWIGASIPVAYGGGGGKPSDACRLVEEMAYGQAPLFGLGVSLVSATMVERFGTEAQKADILGGVCRGDVLATAISEPGAGSDPGSMICRAERRGDSYVINGQKTWISCAHIATRILVMCRTDTSGDKHDGITMFDVPADAAGLTIRTIPSLGGDEVNDVFFDDVVVGADRVIGTEGRAWHQIMRGLNTDRLMCGAMFLGRARRTFEDSVEYLRQREQFGRPIGSFQALRHRIADLATELECCRLLVDDLARKLDDDPDRQVPREASMVKLKVTETAKRLAVEGMQFLGGAGYTLDHDMERHLRESIIGTVYAGTSEVQREIIGRSYGL, encoded by the coding sequence ATGCCTACCACGGCCGACAACACGTTCGTCGAATCACTGCGGGCGTTCGCCCAGAAGGAATGCGGCTCCGCCGAGCAGCGCAGGAAGCTCCGCGGCGACGGTTCCCTCACCCACAATCCGGAGCTGTACGCCAAGCTCGCCGACTTGGGCTGGATCGGAGCCTCGATACCGGTCGCGTACGGCGGCGGTGGCGGCAAGCCCAGCGACGCGTGCCGACTCGTCGAGGAGATGGCCTACGGGCAGGCACCGTTGTTCGGCCTGGGCGTGAGCCTGGTCAGCGCCACCATGGTCGAACGATTCGGCACCGAGGCGCAGAAGGCGGACATCCTCGGCGGCGTGTGCCGCGGGGATGTCCTCGCCACCGCGATCAGCGAACCGGGTGCCGGGTCGGACCCCGGTTCGATGATCTGCCGCGCCGAACGGCGGGGCGACTCGTACGTCATCAACGGCCAGAAGACCTGGATCTCGTGTGCGCACATCGCCACCCGCATCCTGGTGATGTGCCGGACCGACACCAGCGGGGACAAGCACGACGGCATCACGATGTTCGACGTGCCGGCCGATGCCGCCGGGCTGACCATCCGCACCATCCCGAGTCTGGGCGGTGACGAGGTCAACGATGTCTTCTTCGACGATGTCGTCGTGGGCGCCGACCGCGTGATCGGCACCGAAGGCCGCGCCTGGCACCAGATCATGCGTGGCCTCAACACCGACCGGCTGATGTGTGGGGCGATGTTCCTCGGCCGCGCCCGACGCACCTTCGAGGATTCCGTCGAATACCTGCGGCAGCGCGAGCAGTTCGGGCGTCCCATCGGCAGCTTCCAGGCGCTGCGGCACCGGATCGCGGATCTGGCGACAGAACTCGAATGCTGTCGGCTGCTCGTCGACGACCTGGCGCGGAAACTCGACGACGACCCGGACCGACAAGTTCCGCGGGAGGCATCGATGGTCAAACTCAAGGTCACCGAAACCGCCAAACGCCTTGCCGTCGAGGGCATGCAGTTCCTGGGCGGCGCCGGCTACACCCTCGACCACGATATGGAACGCCACCTGCGCGAGAGCATCATCGGCACCGTCTACGCCGGCACCAGTGAGGTACAGCGCGAGATCATCGGAAGGTCCTACGGGCTGTGA
- a CDS encoding enoyl-CoA hydratase, with the protein MNTATPAPQIRYEQPSPGVARIVLARPDKRNAQDRAMLHELDDAYLRAVGDDSVRVIILAADGPDFSAGHDLRVDTAYDMTDVRPRTLTGGFAAPGAEGWYATEAELFLGLCLRWRDIPRPTIAQVHGRVIGGGLELIWPCDLIIAADDTVFHDPISAFGCAVAEYFVHPWELGHRRAKEMLFTGEPIDAFDAEALGMVNRVVPKADLEAETLALAERIADRPSFGLRLAKRAVNNALDLQGQRAAVEWAFDAHHLAHSHNRERYDNLVDPAGADLIRAEARSRRTRPRAAYLTNPTANADPIEEDHVQRQYTTIVEGGDYFEGARWRDGRWYVSDALKGVVCAFDESGQREDLMHVDALCSGLGWLPDGTLLVVSMKDRTLLARSADGAVRRHADLSGLSPNWINDMYVDSVGRAWVGTIGFAIHEGETPRPGELFRVDPDGTATVAATDLWCPNGVVVTSDGSTLIVAESFAARLTAFSIGADGSLGDRRVFAQFGPAPELAGPAEMIAATELAPDGMTIDSQDHVWVADANHQRCVRVSPTGAVVDEVAHPDGVNVYTCALGGADGRQLLLAAADGFFEAIQGVGGTAALLSTPVDVPA; encoded by the coding sequence GTGAACACCGCTACCCCCGCCCCCCAGATTCGTTACGAACAACCGAGCCCGGGCGTCGCCCGAATCGTGCTGGCCCGCCCCGACAAACGCAACGCGCAGGACCGCGCGATGCTGCATGAACTCGACGACGCCTACCTGCGGGCCGTCGGAGACGACTCCGTCCGGGTCATCATCCTCGCCGCGGATGGGCCGGACTTCTCGGCCGGTCACGATCTGCGCGTCGACACTGCCTACGACATGACCGACGTCAGGCCGCGCACCCTCACCGGTGGATTCGCCGCGCCGGGCGCCGAGGGTTGGTACGCCACCGAGGCCGAACTGTTTCTCGGCCTGTGTCTGCGCTGGCGCGACATTCCCCGCCCCACCATCGCCCAGGTACACGGCCGGGTGATCGGCGGCGGGCTGGAACTGATCTGGCCATGCGACCTGATCATCGCCGCCGACGACACGGTCTTCCACGACCCGATCAGCGCCTTCGGCTGCGCGGTCGCCGAATACTTCGTTCACCCTTGGGAACTCGGGCATCGCCGGGCCAAGGAGATGCTGTTCACCGGCGAACCCATCGACGCGTTCGACGCCGAGGCACTGGGCATGGTCAACCGCGTGGTGCCCAAAGCCGATCTCGAGGCCGAGACGCTGGCGCTCGCCGAACGCATCGCCGACCGCCCCAGCTTCGGTCTGCGGTTGGCCAAGCGCGCCGTCAACAACGCGCTCGATCTGCAGGGGCAGCGAGCGGCGGTGGAATGGGCCTTCGATGCCCACCATCTGGCGCATTCGCACAACCGCGAGCGCTACGACAACCTCGTCGACCCCGCCGGCGCGGACCTGATCCGCGCCGAGGCCCGCAGCCGCCGGACCCGGCCCCGGGCCGCCTATCTGACCAACCCGACGGCGAACGCCGATCCAATCGAGGAGGACCACGTGCAACGGCAATACACGACGATCGTCGAGGGCGGCGACTACTTCGAGGGTGCGCGCTGGCGGGACGGCCGCTGGTACGTGTCCGACGCGTTGAAGGGAGTGGTCTGCGCCTTCGACGAATCCGGGCAGCGCGAGGATCTGATGCACGTCGACGCGCTATGTTCGGGCCTGGGCTGGCTGCCGGACGGCACCCTGCTGGTGGTGTCCATGAAGGATCGGACCTTGCTCGCGCGCAGTGCCGATGGCGCAGTTCGCCGGCATGCGGATCTCTCCGGGTTGTCCCCGAACTGGATCAACGACATGTACGTCGACTCGGTGGGCCGCGCCTGGGTGGGCACGATCGGGTTCGCGATCCACGAGGGCGAGACACCCCGCCCCGGCGAGCTGTTCCGGGTGGATCCGGACGGGACCGCGACCGTGGCCGCGACCGACCTGTGGTGCCCCAACGGCGTCGTCGTCACCTCCGACGGCAGCACCCTGATCGTCGCAGAGTCCTTCGCCGCCAGGCTCACGGCATTCTCCATCGGAGCGGACGGCAGCCTCGGAGATCGACGTGTCTTCGCCCAATTCGGACCGGCACCGGAACTGGCCGGGCCCGCGGAGATGATCGCGGCCACCGAGCTCGCCCCCGACGGGATGACGATCGATTCGCAAGACCACGTGTGGGTCGCCGATGCGAATCATCAACGTTGCGTAAGGGTCTCCCCCACCGGTGCCGTCGTCGACGAGGTCGCCCACCCCGACGGCGTCAACGTCTACACCTGCGCTCTGGGCGGGGCCGACGGCCGCCAACTGCTGCTGGCCGCGGCCGACGGATTCTTCGAGGCCATTCAGGGTGTGGGTGGAACCGCAGCGTTGCTGTCCACGCCCGTCGATGTTCCCGCCTGA
- a CDS encoding enoyl-CoA hydratase/isomerase family protein, with amino-acid sequence MTNTETSHQGADSEVRYEVRHGAAWITLNRPAARNALSHGLLNGISAGLTTAAADPAVRAVVIGAAGSAFCAGADLKRVGAMDDHDNVVGFLKAAAALFDQVAEHPQPVIAAVQGIAVAGGLELVLACDLVVATTDAVFSDGHARYGLFPAAGGATRLPRKIGANRAKQLLFTAESWTAQRMYEAGLVTEVVPADGLVDCVAAIVGRISRHSPLGITGMKRLVDDGSDRPLADALALELAACTEYAKSADFAEGLRAFGERREPKFVGA; translated from the coding sequence ATGACCAACACCGAAACCTCCCACCAGGGTGCCGACTCCGAAGTTCGCTACGAAGTTCGTCACGGCGCCGCCTGGATCACGCTCAACCGGCCCGCGGCCCGCAACGCGCTCTCGCACGGGTTGCTCAATGGGATCAGCGCCGGACTCACCACAGCCGCCGCCGATCCCGCCGTCCGCGCCGTCGTGATCGGCGCAGCCGGTAGCGCATTCTGCGCCGGCGCCGACCTCAAGCGAGTCGGCGCGATGGACGATCACGACAACGTGGTGGGCTTCCTGAAAGCAGCTGCGGCACTGTTCGATCAGGTTGCCGAGCATCCGCAGCCGGTCATTGCCGCGGTGCAGGGCATCGCGGTCGCCGGCGGATTGGAACTGGTGCTCGCCTGCGATCTCGTGGTCGCCACCACCGACGCGGTCTTCAGCGACGGCCATGCCCGCTACGGGCTGTTCCCCGCCGCCGGCGGCGCCACCCGGCTCCCCCGGAAGATCGGCGCCAACCGGGCCAAACAACTACTGTTCACCGCGGAAAGCTGGACCGCGCAACGGATGTACGAGGCCGGCCTGGTCACCGAGGTGGTCCCCGCCGACGGGTTGGTGGACTGTGTCGCCGCCATCGTCGGACGGATCTCTCGACACAGTCCACTGGGCATCACCGGGATGAAACGCCTCGTCGACGACGGTTCCGACCGGCCGTTGGCCGATGCGCTCGCGCTGGAATTGGCAGCGTGCACCGAGTACGCGAAGAGTGCCGACTTCGCCGAAGGGTTGCGCGCCTTCGGCGAGCGCCGCGAGCCGAAGTTCGTCGGGGCGTAG
- a CDS encoding SDR family NAD(P)-dependent oxidoreductase → MKIENKVVMVVGGASGLGRAVCAEFAAAGGRVAVVDRDGEAARHVAGTLPDALAVQADITAAAPMEQSLDAVLEAFGALHINVNTAGVVTAAKLVSRGRAAELDAFERTVGVNLIGTFNAMRVSAAAMLRNEPENGERGVIVNTASGAAFEGQSGQAAYSASKAGVVGLTLPVARDLAGTGIRINAVAPGLFDTPMSAGLPDPVRAGLLESVLEPKRLGRPNEFARLVRHLVENEYLNGECVRLDAATRLLPR, encoded by the coding sequence ATGAAGATCGAGAACAAGGTCGTGATGGTCGTCGGCGGTGCGTCGGGGCTCGGCCGCGCGGTGTGCGCCGAGTTCGCCGCGGCCGGTGGTCGCGTCGCGGTGGTCGACCGGGACGGCGAGGCGGCGCGGCATGTCGCCGGGACCCTGCCCGATGCCCTGGCAGTGCAGGCGGACATCACCGCCGCTGCCCCGATGGAGCAGTCCCTGGACGCGGTGTTGGAGGCATTCGGGGCTTTGCACATCAACGTCAACACAGCCGGGGTGGTGACCGCAGCCAAGCTGGTGTCCAGAGGCCGGGCGGCCGAACTGGACGCATTCGAGCGCACCGTGGGCGTCAACCTGATCGGAACGTTCAACGCGATGCGCGTGAGCGCGGCCGCGATGCTGCGTAACGAACCAGAGAACGGTGAGCGCGGCGTGATCGTCAACACCGCCTCCGGTGCGGCCTTCGAGGGGCAGAGTGGGCAGGCGGCCTACAGCGCGAGCAAGGCGGGCGTCGTCGGCCTCACGCTGCCGGTCGCCCGCGACCTGGCGGGCACCGGCATCCGGATCAACGCCGTCGCTCCCGGCCTGTTCGACACCCCGATGTCGGCCGGGTTGCCCGATCCCGTCCGCGCCGGCCTGCTGGAATCGGTGTTGGAACCGAAACGCCTCGGCCGACCGAACGAATTCGCCCGGCTGGTGCGCCACCTGGTGGAGAACGAGTATCTCAACGGCGAATGCGTTCGCCTCGACGCGGCGACACGCCTGTTACCCCGATGA
- a CDS encoding TetR/AcrR family transcriptional regulator yields MARRRVTSVQELVNAAARVFERVGYVDATIADIAAEAGVSKPTVYQYVDSKRWLLETIVEQVIYPLRHNIEQILTSDDPARDKLVAFIRVHVESAVTYRTYYAVLTADQHQLSPQALRNYLSWARDVNHATEKLLHECIEAGVIRDDLDIGTSAHLLNGMLSSIARWFHSAGRLTADDLVDQVLGMLSGYIIAPA; encoded by the coding sequence ATGGCACGCCGACGCGTCACCTCCGTGCAGGAGTTGGTCAACGCTGCGGCGCGGGTGTTCGAACGGGTCGGTTATGTCGATGCGACCATCGCGGACATCGCCGCGGAGGCCGGGGTCAGCAAGCCCACCGTGTACCAGTACGTCGATTCCAAACGCTGGCTACTGGAGACCATCGTCGAGCAGGTCATCTACCCGCTCCGACACAACATCGAGCAGATTCTCACCAGCGATGACCCCGCCCGAGACAAGCTGGTCGCGTTCATCCGCGTGCACGTCGAATCGGCAGTCACGTATCGGACGTACTACGCAGTCCTCACCGCCGACCAGCATCAACTCTCGCCGCAGGCGTTGCGCAACTACCTGTCCTGGGCGCGGGACGTCAACCATGCCACCGAGAAGCTGCTGCACGAATGTATCGAAGCCGGCGTCATCCGCGACGATCTGGACATCGGCACCTCGGCGCACCTGCTCAACGGGATGCTGTCGTCGATTGCCCGCTGGTTCCACAGTGCCGGGCGCCTCACCGCCGATGATCTCGTGGACCAGGTGCTCGGCATGCTCAGCGGTTACATCATCGCCCCAGCCTGA